From Pseudomonas sp. FP2335, the proteins below share one genomic window:
- a CDS encoding MAPEG family protein: MTVAFWCVLIAIFLPYLCTGVAKFSGGKFGPRQNHDPRAFLETLDGVAKRAHNAQLNSFEVTPAFAAAVIVAHLAGTAELVTINVLAVLFITSRLLYIICYLADWAMLRSLVWFVGMALIASFFFISI; the protein is encoded by the coding sequence ATGACGGTGGCCTTCTGGTGTGTGTTGATTGCGATTTTCCTGCCTTACCTGTGCACGGGTGTGGCCAAGTTCAGCGGCGGTAAGTTCGGGCCCCGGCAGAACCATGATCCGCGTGCGTTCCTGGAGACGCTTGATGGGGTCGCCAAACGTGCGCACAACGCGCAGCTCAACAGTTTTGAAGTCACCCCGGCGTTTGCGGCGGCGGTGATTGTCGCGCACCTGGCCGGCACGGCTGAGCTGGTGACGATCAATGTGCTGGCGGTGTTGTTTATCACCAGTCGCCTGCTGTACATCATTTGTTACCTGGCGGACTGGGCGATGTTGCGTTCACTGGTGTGGTTCGTGGGCATGGCGTTGATTGCGAGTTTCTTCTTCATCTCGATCTAA
- a CDS encoding DUF1090 domain-containing protein, with product MKFLAPFALLTVASFMATPLLAAEDAPQLTGCAAKRQAISAQIEQAKAHGNSAQQAGLEKALSEVTANCTDASLKKERENKVLDAKHEVSRRQADLDKAMKKGDADKINKRKDKLAESRKELQDAVEELDQ from the coding sequence ATGAAATTTCTCGCACCGTTTGCCCTGCTGACCGTCGCAAGCTTCATGGCCACGCCGTTGCTGGCCGCCGAAGACGCCCCGCAACTCACCGGCTGCGCCGCCAAGCGCCAGGCCATCAGCGCCCAGATCGAACAAGCCAAGGCCCACGGCAACAGCGCCCAGCAAGCCGGCCTGGAAAAAGCCCTGAGCGAAGTCACCGCCAATTGCACCGACGCCTCCTTGAAAAAGGAACGGGAAAACAAGGTACTCGACGCCAAGCACGAAGTCAGTCGCCGTCAGGCCGACCTCGACAAGGCCATGAAAAAAGGCGACGCGGACAAGATCAACAAGCGTAAGGACAAGCTTGCCGAGTCGCGTAAAGAGCTGCAGGACGCTGTGGAAGAGCTCGACCAGTAA
- a CDS encoding murein transglycosylase A yields the protein MNVTLNPWSRRLAWALPLIALLAGCDAGKETAKDETSKPHAVATYVSAPWEALPAVSDSDLLAGFESWRSACQRLKADPIWGATCAAAATVPGNAEAVRGFLKERLDVFGLRSADNTPNGLITGYYEPVYPGSLTKTAKADVPVYGVPDDLIIVNLESIYPELKGKRLRGRLEGRVLKPYDDASAINGQGSTAKPIAWLTDPMDLQFLQIQGSGRIQLAGGRQLRIGYGDQNGYPYRPIGRWLVEQGELKKEDVTMGTISAWAKAHPQRIPELLASNPSYVFFSVRPDSNEGPRGSLNVPLTAGYSVAVDRKVIPLGSLLWLSTTKPDGSPIARPVAAQDTGGAITGEVRADLFWGTGAAAGELAGNMKQQGQIWMLWPKGAALPQVPQVTTGS from the coding sequence ATGAATGTCACCCTCAACCCTTGGAGCCGCCGCCTGGCGTGGGCTCTACCGCTGATCGCGCTGCTTGCCGGTTGCGATGCGGGGAAAGAAACAGCCAAAGATGAAACTTCCAAACCCCACGCCGTGGCCACCTATGTGAGCGCGCCCTGGGAAGCCTTGCCGGCGGTATCCGACAGCGACCTGCTGGCCGGTTTTGAATCCTGGCGCAGTGCCTGCCAACGCCTCAAGGCCGACCCGATCTGGGGCGCGACCTGCGCCGCAGCGGCTACGGTGCCGGGAAATGCCGAGGCGGTACGCGGTTTTCTCAAAGAGCGCCTGGATGTCTTCGGCCTGCGTTCGGCCGACAACACGCCTAACGGCCTGATCACCGGCTACTACGAACCGGTCTACCCCGGCAGCCTGACCAAGACCGCCAAAGCCGACGTGCCGGTGTACGGCGTGCCGGATGACCTGATCATCGTCAACCTCGAAAGCATCTACCCAGAACTCAAGGGCAAGCGCCTGCGCGGCCGCCTCGAAGGCCGGGTACTCAAGCCTTACGACGACGCCAGTGCGATCAATGGCCAGGGCTCCACCGCCAAGCCGATTGCCTGGCTGACCGACCCGATGGACCTGCAATTCCTGCAGATCCAGGGCTCGGGCCGTATCCAACTGGCCGGCGGACGCCAACTGCGCATCGGTTATGGCGACCAGAACGGCTACCCCTACCGCCCTATCGGGCGTTGGCTGGTGGAGCAAGGCGAGTTGAAGAAAGAAGACGTGACCATGGGCACCATCAGTGCCTGGGCCAAGGCCCACCCGCAGCGCATCCCGGAACTGCTGGCGAGCAACCCCAGCTACGTGTTCTTCAGCGTGCGCCCCGACAGCAACGAAGGCCCGCGCGGTTCGTTGAACGTACCCTTGACTGCCGGCTACAGCGTGGCGGTGGATCGCAAGGTGATTCCGTTGGGCAGTCTGTTGTGGCTGTCCACCACCAAGCCGGATGGCTCGCCCATCGCGCGACCTGTAGCCGCGCAAGACACGGGCGGTGCAATCACCGGCGAAGTGCGTGCGGACTTGTTCTGGGGCACTGGCGCAGCAGCGGGTGAGCTGGCGGGGAATATGAAGCAGCAGGGGCAGATCTGGATGTTGTGGCCTAAAGGCGCAGCATTGCCACAAGTGCCGCAAGTCACTACCGGGAGCTGA
- the ligB gene encoding NAD-dependent DNA ligase LigB translates to MMRSVMALLLSMCAFWAWAEDCPDDARTQINSLSAQIRQWDDSYHRLGQSPISDELYDQARQRLARWRECAPQPTAPADNPLASSRGTHPHPVAHTGLEKLLDEHAVEAWLSTRQDVWIQPKIDGVAVTLVYRKGRLSRLISRGDGLQGQDWSAAARRIPGIVQHLPEPIDLVLQGELYWRLTDHVQSVHGGLNARSKVAGLMNRQQLSDADAAGIGLFVWAWPDGPASFNERLNTLAHLGFTDSQRYSQPVRSISEAAHWRTYWYTHPLPFASDGVVLHQALRAPAERWKVSAPYWVVAWKYPVTKALALVRKVQFKIGRTGRITPILELEPVRLDDRQISRVSTGSLKRWQALDIRPGDQVSISLAGQVIPRLDEVILRNTERVEVHAPDAGAFHALSCWQLDPGCEEQLLARLTWLSSNQGLALPHVGRETWNVLIQAGLIAGFLDWLTLDAAELANIDGLGDRSRARVLDSLRSARQRPFAQWLKALGVPPTARNNLEGGWHTLAAKDTQAWLATDGIGPGRAAQLSAFFRDPQVLAMAETLRAAGIDGF, encoded by the coding sequence ATGATGCGTTCAGTGATGGCTCTTTTACTCAGCATGTGCGCTTTTTGGGCGTGGGCCGAGGATTGCCCCGATGACGCCCGGACACAGATCAACAGCCTGTCCGCGCAGATCCGCCAGTGGGACGATAGTTACCACCGGCTCGGGCAGTCCCCCATCAGCGACGAGCTTTACGACCAGGCCCGCCAACGCCTGGCCCGCTGGCGCGAGTGCGCGCCCCAACCCACGGCGCCAGCAGACAACCCCCTGGCCAGCTCCCGGGGCACCCACCCCCACCCCGTCGCCCATACCGGCCTGGAAAAACTCCTGGATGAACACGCTGTCGAGGCCTGGCTGAGCACCCGCCAGGATGTCTGGATTCAGCCCAAGATCGATGGCGTGGCTGTGACCCTGGTGTATCGCAAGGGCCGCCTGAGCCGGTTGATCAGCCGCGGCGACGGTCTCCAGGGCCAGGACTGGTCAGCCGCCGCACGCAGGATCCCCGGCATTGTCCAGCACCTGCCGGAGCCCATCGACCTGGTCCTGCAAGGTGAACTCTATTGGCGCCTCACCGACCATGTGCAATCGGTACACGGCGGGCTCAATGCCCGCAGCAAGGTGGCCGGGCTGATGAACCGCCAACAGCTGAGCGACGCCGACGCCGCCGGTATCGGCCTGTTTGTCTGGGCCTGGCCCGACGGCCCGGCCTCATTCAACGAACGCCTGAATACCCTCGCACACCTGGGTTTCACCGACAGCCAGCGCTACAGCCAGCCGGTCCGGAGCATCAGCGAAGCCGCGCACTGGCGCACTTATTGGTACACCCACCCGTTGCCCTTCGCCAGCGATGGGGTGGTACTGCACCAGGCACTACGCGCACCGGCCGAGCGCTGGAAAGTCAGCGCGCCTTACTGGGTGGTCGCGTGGAAGTACCCGGTCACCAAGGCCCTGGCACTGGTGCGCAAGGTGCAGTTCAAGATCGGCCGCACCGGGCGCATCACGCCGATCCTGGAACTGGAACCGGTGCGCCTGGATGACCGGCAGATCAGTCGCGTCAGCACCGGCTCATTGAAACGCTGGCAAGCGCTGGACATACGCCCCGGCGATCAGGTGTCCATCAGCCTCGCAGGCCAGGTGATCCCGCGGTTGGACGAGGTGATTTTGCGCAACACCGAGCGTGTCGAGGTGCACGCCCCCGACGCCGGCGCCTTTCACGCCCTCAGTTGCTGGCAACTGGACCCCGGTTGCGAAGAGCAATTGCTCGCCCGCCTCACCTGGCTCAGCAGTAATCAGGGCCTGGCGCTGCCCCATGTGGGCCGCGAGACGTGGAACGTATTGATCCAGGCCGGTCTAATCGCAGGCTTTCTCGATTGGTTAACCCTGGATGCGGCAGAGCTTGCTAACATTGACGGCCTCGGTGATCGCAGTCGCGCGCGAGTGCTCGACAGCCTGCGCAGCGCGCGACAACGGCCCTTTGCACAATGGCTCAAAGCCCTCGGCGTACCGCCTACGGCACGCAACAACCTGGAAGGCGGCTGGCACACCCTGGCTGCCAAAGACACCCAAGCCTGGCTGGCAACCGACGGCATCGGCCCCGGTCGCGCGGCGCAATTGAGCGCCTTTTTTCGCGACCCGCAGGTGCTGGCCATGGCTGAAACATTACGCGCGGCCGGGATCGACGGGTTTTGA
- a CDS encoding cytochrome c, translating into MTFKRLTVVLLACLTLSACGGVDPNSPLGQRKAIFKQMLKTGEDLGGMLRGRIPFDGAKFAEGAVKLDALSHEPWKHFPSVREEDHSSAKDDVWQKQAQFQELARNLETATGELVTASQVQPYKASNLGPAVQKVEDACSACHKQFRDH; encoded by the coding sequence ATGACTTTTAAACGATTGACCGTTGTATTGCTGGCCTGCCTGACACTGTCTGCCTGCGGCGGCGTTGATCCGAATTCGCCCTTGGGCCAGCGCAAGGCGATCTTCAAACAGATGCTCAAGACCGGCGAAGACCTGGGCGGCATGCTGCGTGGGCGCATCCCGTTCGACGGCGCCAAATTCGCTGAAGGTGCGGTCAAGCTGGACGCGTTGTCCCATGAGCCATGGAAGCACTTTCCGAGCGTGCGCGAAGAAGACCATAGCAGCGCCAAAGATGATGTCTGGCAGAAACAGGCGCAATTCCAGGAATTGGCCCGCAACCTTGAAACGGCCACCGGTGAATTGGTGACCGCCAGCCAGGTGCAGCCTTACAAGGCCAGCAACCTGGGGCCTGCGGTGCAGAAAGTCGAAGATGCCTGCAGCGCGTGCCATAAGCAGTTCCGCGACCACTAA
- a CDS encoding sodium:proton antiporter: MLELVAAFICLTTLLTYVNFRFIGLPPTIGVMVTALVFSLFLQGLSVLGYPGLEERIQQLIGQIDFGDLLMNWMLSFLLFAGALHVNLNDLRSYRWPIGLLATFGVLIATVVIGSLAYYIFALFGWHVSFLYCLLFGALISPTDPIAVLGVLRTANASKPLKTTIVGESLFNDGTAVVVFTVLLGIAQLGETPTVGATAMLFAHEAIGGVVFGGLIGYLVYLMIKSIEQHQIEVMLTLALVIGGSALATELHVSAPIAMVVAGLIIGNLGRKLAMNDMTRRYLDGFWELLDDMLNALLFALIGMELLLLPFNWLHVFAACLLAVAILLSRLLTVAPAILLLRRWRTVPRGTIRILTWGGLRGGVSVALALALPLGPERDLLLSITYIVVLSSILLQGLSIGKLVKRVTRDEPAPGTSTH, encoded by the coding sequence ATGCTTGAACTTGTCGCCGCGTTTATTTGCCTCACCACCCTGCTCACCTACGTGAACTTCCGTTTTATCGGCCTGCCGCCCACCATCGGTGTGATGGTCACGGCCCTGGTGTTTTCCCTGTTCCTGCAAGGCCTGAGTGTCCTCGGCTACCCGGGCCTGGAGGAACGCATCCAGCAATTGATCGGCCAGATCGACTTCGGCGACCTGCTGATGAACTGGATGCTCTCGTTCCTGCTGTTTGCCGGCGCCCTGCACGTCAACCTCAACGACCTGCGCAGCTACCGCTGGCCCATCGGCCTGCTCGCGACCTTTGGCGTGTTGATCGCCACTGTGGTGATCGGCAGCCTGGCGTATTACATCTTTGCCCTGTTTGGCTGGCACGTGAGCTTCCTGTACTGCCTGCTGTTTGGCGCACTGATCTCGCCCACCGACCCGATTGCGGTATTGGGCGTATTGCGTACCGCCAATGCCTCGAAACCCTTGAAGACCACCATCGTCGGCGAGTCACTGTTCAACGACGGCACGGCAGTGGTGGTGTTTACCGTCTTGCTCGGCATCGCACAGCTGGGCGAAACCCCCACCGTCGGCGCCACAGCGATGCTGTTCGCCCATGAAGCGATTGGCGGCGTGGTGTTCGGCGGCCTGATCGGCTACCTCGTGTACCTGATGATCAAGAGCATCGAGCAGCACCAGATCGAAGTGATGCTGACCCTCGCCCTGGTGATCGGCGGCTCAGCGCTGGCCACCGAACTGCACGTCTCGGCACCGATTGCGATGGTGGTCGCGGGCCTGATCATTGGCAACCTGGGCCGCAAGCTGGCAATGAACGACATGACCCGCCGCTACCTCGACGGCTTCTGGGAATTGCTCGATGACATGCTCAACGCCTTGCTGTTCGCCTTGATCGGCATGGAGTTGCTGCTGTTGCCGTTCAACTGGCTGCATGTGTTCGCTGCCTGCTTGCTCGCAGTGGCCATCCTGCTCTCGCGTCTGCTGACGGTAGCCCCGGCGATCCTGCTGCTACGCCGCTGGCGCACGGTGCCGCGTGGCACTATCCGCATCCTCACCTGGGGCGGTTTGCGCGGCGGGGTCTCAGTCGCATTGGCTCTGGCCCTGCCATTGGGCCCCGAGCGTGACCTGCTGCTGAGCATCACCTATATCGTGGTGCTGTCATCGATCCTGTTGCAGGGGTTGAGCATCGGCAAGCTGGTCAAGCGCGTGACCCGCGACGAGCCCGCGCCTGGCACCTCAACTCATTGA